Proteins from one Camelina sativa cultivar DH55 chromosome 8, Cs, whole genome shotgun sequence genomic window:
- the LOC104707499 gene encoding probable sodium/metabolite cotransporter BASS5, chloroplastic isoform X1 yields the protein MGVISPIETLFLKSHHRLLQPRDYSYPVVLNNTRGHFANFPRNSFSSSSLGSCSVEFPLRSNPISQNGKSSYHWRIYVSESDTNEMYHKKVSIMETLKQANSYIPHAILSSTILALLYPPSFTWFKPRYFVPGLGFMMFAVGINSNERDFLEALKRPDAIFAGYIGQYLIKPLLGYIFGLIAVSLFNLPTSIGAGIMLVSCVSGAQLSNYTTFLTDPSLAPLSIVMTSVSTATAVLVTPMLSLLLIGKKLPVDVIGMISSILQVVVTPIAAGLLLNRLFPRLSNAIKPFLPALTVIDMGCCIGAPLALNIDSILSPFGATILFLVVTFHLLAFVAGYFFTGFFFSKAPDVKALQRTISYETGMQSSLLALALATKFFQDPLVGVPPAISTVVMSLMGVSLVTIWKNRKE from the exons aTGGGTGTGATCTCTCCGATTGAGACTCTGTTCTTAAAGtctcatcatcgtcttcttcaaccTCGAGACTATTCCTACCCAGTCGTTTTAAACAACACTCGAGGACATTTTGCTAATTTCCCACGTAACAGCTTCTCATCCTCTTCTCTAG GATCATGCTCGGTTGAGTTTCCACTAAGAAGTAACCCGATTTCACAAA ATGGCAAGTCAAGTTATCATTGGAGGATATATGTCTCGGAATCTGACACAAACGAG ATGTACCATAAGAAAGTTTCTATAATGGAAACATTAAAACAAGCCAACTCTTATATTCCTCATGCAATTCTCTCAAGTACAATATTAGCTCTTCTCTATCCCCCTTCTTTCACATGGTTCAAGCCAAG GTACTTTGTGCCTGGCTTAGGGTTTATGATGTTTGCTGTTGGAATCAACTCAAACGAAAGAGACTTTCTCGAAGCTCTTAAAAGACCAGATGCTATTTTCGCCGGTTACATCGGACAGTACTTGATAAAACCACTCTTAGGTTACATTTTCGGCTTAATTGCTGTCTCTCTTTTCAATCTACCTACTTCTATAGGTGCTGGAATCATGCTGGTGTCATGTGTTAGTGGAGCTCAGCTATCGAATTACACAACTTTCTTGACTGATCCTTCACTCGCGCCGCTTAGCATCGTCATGACATCTGTCTCAACTGCTACTGCCGTCCTCGTTACACCTATGCTTTCACTCTTACTCATTGGTAAAAAGCTTCCGGTTGATGTGATTGGGATGATCTCTAGCATTCTCCAGGTCGTGGTTACACCTATTGCCGCAGGACTACTTCTAAACCG GTTATTTCCAAGGTTATCTAATGCAATCAAACCATTTCTCCCGGCGTTAACAGTTATTGATATGGGTTGTTGTATAGGAGCACCCCTCGCTTTGAACATAGACTCAATCTTGTCTCCGTTTGGTGCAACCATTTTGTTCCTCGTCGTCACGTTTCATCTCTTGGCTTTCGTTGCTGGTTACTTTTTCACTGGTTTCTTCTTCAGCAAGGCACCTGATGTTAAAGCCCTACAAAGAACAATTTCATACGAAACCGGAATGCAAAGTAGTCTTCTCGCTCTGGCCCTCGCGACAAAGTTCTTTCAAGATCCTCTCGTTGGAGTGCCTCCAGCAATCTCC ACGGTAGTTATGTCTCTAATGGGTGTCTCGCTCGTTACCATATGGAAAAACAGAAAGGAGTAG
- the LOC104707499 gene encoding probable sodium/metabolite cotransporter BASS5, chloroplastic isoform X2, which translates to MGVISPIETLFLKSHHRLLQPRDYSYPVVLNNTRGHFANFPRSCSVEFPLRSNPISQNGKSSYHWRIYVSESDTNEMYHKKVSIMETLKQANSYIPHAILSSTILALLYPPSFTWFKPRYFVPGLGFMMFAVGINSNERDFLEALKRPDAIFAGYIGQYLIKPLLGYIFGLIAVSLFNLPTSIGAGIMLVSCVSGAQLSNYTTFLTDPSLAPLSIVMTSVSTATAVLVTPMLSLLLIGKKLPVDVIGMISSILQVVVTPIAAGLLLNRLFPRLSNAIKPFLPALTVIDMGCCIGAPLALNIDSILSPFGATILFLVVTFHLLAFVAGYFFTGFFFSKAPDVKALQRTISYETGMQSSLLALALATKFFQDPLVGVPPAISTVVMSLMGVSLVTIWKNRKE; encoded by the exons aTGGGTGTGATCTCTCCGATTGAGACTCTGTTCTTAAAGtctcatcatcgtcttcttcaaccTCGAGACTATTCCTACCCAGTCGTTTTAAACAACACTCGAGGACATTTTGCTAATTTCCCAC GATCATGCTCGGTTGAGTTTCCACTAAGAAGTAACCCGATTTCACAAA ATGGCAAGTCAAGTTATCATTGGAGGATATATGTCTCGGAATCTGACACAAACGAG ATGTACCATAAGAAAGTTTCTATAATGGAAACATTAAAACAAGCCAACTCTTATATTCCTCATGCAATTCTCTCAAGTACAATATTAGCTCTTCTCTATCCCCCTTCTTTCACATGGTTCAAGCCAAG GTACTTTGTGCCTGGCTTAGGGTTTATGATGTTTGCTGTTGGAATCAACTCAAACGAAAGAGACTTTCTCGAAGCTCTTAAAAGACCAGATGCTATTTTCGCCGGTTACATCGGACAGTACTTGATAAAACCACTCTTAGGTTACATTTTCGGCTTAATTGCTGTCTCTCTTTTCAATCTACCTACTTCTATAGGTGCTGGAATCATGCTGGTGTCATGTGTTAGTGGAGCTCAGCTATCGAATTACACAACTTTCTTGACTGATCCTTCACTCGCGCCGCTTAGCATCGTCATGACATCTGTCTCAACTGCTACTGCCGTCCTCGTTACACCTATGCTTTCACTCTTACTCATTGGTAAAAAGCTTCCGGTTGATGTGATTGGGATGATCTCTAGCATTCTCCAGGTCGTGGTTACACCTATTGCCGCAGGACTACTTCTAAACCG GTTATTTCCAAGGTTATCTAATGCAATCAAACCATTTCTCCCGGCGTTAACAGTTATTGATATGGGTTGTTGTATAGGAGCACCCCTCGCTTTGAACATAGACTCAATCTTGTCTCCGTTTGGTGCAACCATTTTGTTCCTCGTCGTCACGTTTCATCTCTTGGCTTTCGTTGCTGGTTACTTTTTCACTGGTTTCTTCTTCAGCAAGGCACCTGATGTTAAAGCCCTACAAAGAACAATTTCATACGAAACCGGAATGCAAAGTAGTCTTCTCGCTCTGGCCCTCGCGACAAAGTTCTTTCAAGATCCTCTCGTTGGAGTGCCTCCAGCAATCTCC ACGGTAGTTATGTCTCTAATGGGTGTCTCGCTCGTTACCATATGGAAAAACAGAAAGGAGTAG
- the LOC104709681 gene encoding uncharacterized protein At4g04775-like, which translates to MSDSYSSPNTSQVEYDEPENRIPTICYCGGRPKLEPSFTRTDPGRLFYTCQNRDDGECHIWKWWDKAMMEELRSLEQETHGYPSLNQMREMLQVQRDEIAHLYDLQSENQMVLDSLKVLIVDKSDGTAMELKNVFVAAFVLLAMIIYLF; encoded by the exons ATGTCTGATTCATACTCTTCACCCAACACGAGTCAAGTTGAATATGACGAACCTGAGAATAGGATTCCAACTATTTGTTATTGTGGTGGAAGGCCAAAGCTTGAACCTTCTTTTACAAGGACAGACCCAGGAAGGCTCTtctacacatgtcaaaatagaGAT GATGGAGAATGTCATATTTGGAAATGGTGGGATAAAGCTATGATGGAAGAACTAAGGTCATTGGAGCAAGAAACTCATGGCTATCCTAGTTTGAATCAAATGCGTGAAATGCTTCAGGTCCAAAGAGACGAGATTGCTCACCTCTATGATCTCCAATCGGAAAATCAGATGGTGTTGGATAGCCTTAAGGTGTTGATTGTAGATAAAAGCGATGGAACAGCTATGGAGTTGAAGAATGTGTTTGTTGCggcttttgttttgcttgcaATGATAATCTATTTGTTTTAG
- the LOC104707502 gene encoding AT-hook motif nuclear-localized protein 26-like has translation MDPVQSHGSQSSLPPPFHARDFQLHLQQQQQQHHHQQQQQQFFLNHHQQPQRNPDQDHEQQGGSILNRSMKMDREETSDNMDNMGNNSGSEGKEMSLHGGEGGSGGGGSGEQMTRRPRGRPAGSKNKPKAPIIITRDSANALRTHVMEIGDGCDIVDCMATFARRRQRGVCVMSGTGNVTNVTIRQPGSPAGSVVSLHGRFEILSLSGSFLPPPAPPAATGLSVYLAGGQGQVVGGSVVGPLLCSGPVVVMAASFSNAAYERLPLEEDEMQTPVQGGGGGGGGGGGGMGSPPMMGQQQAMAAMAAAQGLPPNLLGSVQLPLPQQNDQQYWSTGRPPY, from the coding sequence ATGGATCCAGTTCAATCTCATGGATCACAAAGCTCTCTCCCTCCTCCTTTCCACGCTAGAGACTTCCAATTacatcttcaacaacaacaacaacaacatcatcatcaacaacaacaacaacagttctTTCTCAACCATCATCAGCAGCCGCAAAGAAACCCTGATCAAGATCACGAGCAGCAAGGAGGGTCAATATTGAATCGATCTATGAAGATGGATCGCGAAGAGACAAGCGATAACATGGACAACATGGGTAACAACAGTGGTAGCGAAGGTAAAGAGATGAGTTTAcatggaggagaaggaggaagcGGCGGTGGAGGAAGCGGAGAACAGATGACAAGAAGGCCAAGAGGAAGACCAGCAGGATCCAAGAACAAACCTAAAGCTCCAATAATCATAACAAGAGACAGCGCAAACGCTCTTCGAACTCATGTTATGGAGATCGGAGACGGATGTGACATAGTTGACTGTATGGCTACGTTCGCTAGACGCCGCCAAAGAGGCGTTTGCGTTATGAGCGGCACAGGAAACGTTACTAACGTCACTATACGTCAGCCCGGATCACCTGCTGGCTCGGTGGTTAGCCTCCACGGCCGGTTTGAAATCCTTTCTCTTTCCGGATCTTTCTTACCGCCACCTGCGCCTCCTGCAGCCACTGGGCTAAGCGTTTACCTAGCCGGAGGACAAGGGCAGGTCGTTGGAGGAAGTGTAGTAGGACCGTTGTTGTGTTCGGGTCCTGTGGTGGTTATGGCGGCCTCTTTTAGCAATGCGGCGTACGAGAGACTGCctttggaagaagatgagatgcAAACGCCTGTTCAGGGAGgtgggggaggaggaggaggaggtggtggtggaatGGGATCTCCACCAATGATGGGGCAGCAACAAGCTATGGCAGCTATGGCGGCGGCTCAAGGACTACCACCAAATCTCCTTGGCTCGGTTCAGTTGCCGCTGCCACAGCAAAATGATCAGCAGTATTGGTCTACGGGTCGGCCACCGTATTGA
- the LOC104707500 gene encoding zinc finger A20 and AN1 domain-containing stress-associated protein 7-like: MGSEQNNSTSFPPTEPKLCDNGCGFFGSPSNMNLCSKCYRSLRAEEDQTAVAKAAVKNSLKIPSCSIVAPEQKQVLEVKQAPVETVVVAAEPSSAAEEDGEPSRPVRPNRCFSCNKKVGVMGFKCKCGSTFCGNHRYPEKHECSFDFKEVGRDAIAKANPVIKADKVQRI, translated from the coding sequence ATGGGCTCTGAGCAGAACAACAGCACAAGCTTTCCACCAACAGAGCCAAAGCTCTGCGATAACGGATGTGGGTTCTTTGGATCACCGTCCAACATGAACCTCTGTTCGAAATGTTACAGAAGCTTACGTGCCGAGGAAGATCAAACCGCGGTAGCCAAAGCTGCGGTTAAGAACTCTTTAAAGATTCCGTCTTGCAGTATCGTTGCGCCGGAACAAAAGCAGGTTCTGGAAGTTAAACAAGCACCTGTTGAAACCGTTGTTGTAGCGGCTGAGCCGTCTTCGGCTGCGGAGGAAGATGGTGAGCCGTCGAGACCTGTACGACCGAACAGGTGTTTCAGCTGTAACAAGAAGGTTGGTGTAATGGGTTTTAAGTGCAAATGCGGTAGCACGTTTTGCGGGAATCATAGGTACCCGGAGAAGCATGAGTGTAGCTTTGATTTCAAAGAAGTTGGGCGTGATGCTATCGCAAAGGCCAACCCGGTGATTAAGGCCGATAAAGTCCAGAGGATTTGA